The proteins below come from a single Corynebacterium glyciniphilum AJ 3170 genomic window:
- the trpS gene encoding tryptophan--tRNA ligase, protein MSDGAQIKRVLSGIQPTADSYQLGNYLGAVKQWIDLQDGYDAFYFIPNLHAITVDQDPGQLRERILVGVAQLLALGIDPEKSTIFVQSQVPQHAELAWVLTCLTGFGEASRMTQFKDKSAKRGAERTSAGLFMYPMLMAADILLYRPQLVPVGEDQRQHLELTRNLAERFNARFGETFVVPDGFIPQGAAKIYDLQDPTSKMSKSGDNPKGIVNLLDEPKTSAKRIKSAVTDNDGEIRYDREEKPGVSNLLVIQSALTGRSVDEIVADYQAAGAQYGALKVDTADALQAFTTPLKARYDEYMADPAELKRILDRGAEKASVVAESVVADVYEKMGLLR, encoded by the coding sequence ATGAGTGATGGAGCACAGATCAAGCGCGTCCTGTCCGGCATTCAGCCCACGGCGGACTCCTACCAGCTCGGGAACTACCTGGGTGCGGTCAAGCAGTGGATTGACCTGCAGGACGGGTACGACGCTTTCTACTTCATCCCCAACCTGCACGCCATCACCGTGGACCAGGATCCTGGCCAGTTGCGTGAGCGGATTTTGGTTGGTGTGGCGCAGCTGTTGGCGTTGGGCATCGACCCGGAGAAGTCCACGATCTTCGTTCAGTCCCAGGTACCGCAGCATGCCGAGCTGGCGTGGGTGCTGACCTGCCTCACCGGCTTCGGTGAGGCGTCACGGATGACGCAGTTCAAGGACAAGTCCGCCAAGCGCGGTGCCGAACGGACCTCTGCGGGCCTGTTCATGTACCCGATGCTCATGGCGGCGGACATCCTGCTCTACCGTCCGCAGCTGGTGCCGGTGGGGGAGGACCAGCGCCAGCACCTGGAGCTGACCCGCAACTTGGCCGAACGCTTCAACGCCCGCTTCGGTGAGACGTTCGTGGTGCCCGACGGGTTCATCCCGCAGGGTGCGGCGAAAATCTACGACCTGCAGGATCCGACGTCGAAGATGAGCAAGTCCGGGGACAACCCGAAGGGGATCGTGAACCTGTTGGACGAGCCGAAGACGTCGGCGAAGCGCATCAAGTCGGCGGTGACGGACAACGACGGTGAGATCCGGTACGACCGGGAGGAGAAGCCGGGTGTGTCGAACCTGCTGGTGATCCAGTCTGCTCTGACCGGACGCAGCGTCGATGAGATCGTGGCCGACTACCAGGCGGCCGGGGCGCAGTACGGCGCGCTCAAGGTGGACACCGCCGACGCACTGCAGGCCTTCACCACCCCGCTGAAGGCCCGGTACGACGAGTACATGGCCGATCCGGCGGAGCTGAAGCGGATCCTGGACCGCGGTGCCGAGAAAGCGTCGGTCGTTGCAGAGTCTGTGGTCGCCGACGTGTACGAGAAGATGGGGCTGCTGCGCTAA
- a CDS encoding GNAT family N-acetyltransferase, giving the protein MSHVAGHCDGPALLGDMGENPDQQCSLKATPITQGDVLLTPVRGDDADTMLTVLQDRELYVFTGGEPPSIDELRRTYARRADGVSPDGAQLWLNWIVRVSGEPAGYVQATVVSQDDQMVAELAWVIGVRFQGRGLATRSAQLMCTWLRDHGVSHSTASIHPDHAASAAIATRLGLRRSGLITDDGESIWRTP; this is encoded by the coding sequence ATGAGTCATGTTGCGGGTCATTGTGATGGTCCGGCTTTACTGGGGGATATGGGCGAGAATCCGGACCAACAATGTTCTTTGAAGGCAACGCCGATTACGCAGGGCGATGTGCTGCTGACACCGGTGCGCGGTGATGATGCTGACACGATGCTTACGGTGTTGCAGGATCGTGAGCTGTATGTTTTCACCGGTGGTGAGCCACCGAGTATTGACGAGTTACGCCGCACGTACGCTCGCCGGGCGGACGGAGTATCGCCTGATGGGGCGCAGTTGTGGTTGAACTGGATCGTTCGCGTGTCGGGAGAACCGGCTGGGTACGTGCAGGCAACAGTCGTTTCCCAGGACGACCAGATGGTTGCGGAACTAGCGTGGGTCATCGGGGTTCGGTTCCAGGGTCGGGGCCTGGCCACACGCAGTGCACAATTGATGTGCACGTGGCTGCGAGACCATGGGGTTAGCCACTCCACGGCCTCGATCCACCCAGACCATGCGGCTTCTGCCGCTATCGCAACCCGGCTGGGGCTGCGCAGATCAGGCTTGATAACCGACGATGGCGAGAGTATATGGCGGACGCCGTAG
- a CDS encoding IS3 family transposase (programmed frameshift) has protein sequence MTEKTPGKRPRRTFTPEYKHEAARLVIDTGRSIAEVAREWGVGSQSLGKWVAVGRAEQAGESTGELSLDERAELKALRRQVVELHKDNEFLGKGSRLLRHQATTDERYGLMAAQKANFQVTRMVRLLVVSRSGFYAWVARHAGQPGSQRRARDHLDAKVRKVFDDSDEVYGSPRVHAQLAREGFEVDRKTVARSMCRQGLKGISPKKFTPVTTIPGVTTYTIPDLVKRCWDWGGINRVWISDITYLRTGEGWLYLAAVTDAHSRRILGWVMDSRMGTFLVEKALRRAHTLRGEVPDGVVFHADRGSEFSSDDMFKVYRGLEMLQSVGRTGVCWDNAMAESVWATMKIEFYDRRKWPTRAEARLKFGDWIESRYNHRRLHSALGYLPPVKFEMNLLNIPAVETPTAA, from the exons ATGACCGAGAAGACCCCCGGCAAACGACCACGGAGAACCTTCACCCCCGAGTACAAGCACGAGGCCGCGCGCCTGGTCATCGACACCGGACGCAGTATCGCCGAAGTCGCCCGAGAGTGGGGCGTCGGTTCCCAATCGTTGGGAAAGTGGGTTGCCGTCGGACGCGCCGAGCAGGCCGGCGAATCGACCGGAGAGTTGTCCCTGGACGAACGCGCCGAGCTCAAGGCCCTGCGCCGCCAGGTCGTCGAGCTGCACAAGGACAACGAGTTCCTGGGCAAAG GCAGCCGCCTTCTTCGCCACCAAGCAACGACCGACGAACGGTACGGACTGATGGCGGCGCAGAAGGCGAACTTCCAGGTCACACGCATGGTTCGACTTCTGGTAGTGTCCCGGTCCGGTTTCTACGCCTGGGTGGCACGGCACGCAGGTCAGCCAGGCTCACAGCGCCGTGCACGCGATCACCTTGACGCGAAGGTCCGTAAGGTCTTCGACGATTCCGATGAGGTCTACGGTTCGCCCAGGGTCCATGCCCAGCTGGCCCGTGAGGGTTTTGAGGTTGACCGCAAGACTGTGGCGAGATCCATGTGCCGGCAGGGGCTGAAGGGTATCAGTCCGAAGAAGTTCACTCCGGTGACGACGATCCCCGGAGTGACTACCTATACGATCCCTGACCTGGTCAAACGATGCTGGGATTGGGGCGGGATCAACCGCGTCTGGATTTCGGACATCACCTACCTGCGCACCGGTGAGGGCTGGCTGTACCTCGCAGCGGTCACTGACGCGCACTCCCGCCGGATTCTGGGCTGGGTGATGGACTCGCGGATGGGCACCTTCCTGGTGGAAAAGGCCCTGCGCAGGGCTCACACGCTGCGCGGAGAGGTTCCTGACGGTGTGGTGTTCCATGCTGACCGGGGTTCTGAGTTCAGCAGTGACGACATGTTCAAGGTCTACCGAGGACTGGAGATGCTGCAGTCGGTGGGGCGGACCGGAGTGTGCTGGGACAATGCGATGGCCGAGAGTGTGTGGGCGACAATGAAGATCGAGTTCTACGACCGGAGGAAATGGCCCACCCGGGCTGAGGCGAGGTTGAAGTTCGGTGACTGGATCGAGTCGAGGTACAACCATCGGCGGCTTCATTCCGCGCTGGGCTACCTGCCGCCGGTGAAGTTCGAAATGAATCTGCTCAACATACCTGCTGTTGAGACACCTACAGCAGCTTAG
- a CDS encoding helix-turn-helix domain-containing protein, producing MPQSPAHLSAAQLQRQEDRRMNLGQSISALRREQGMTQGALADEVGISTRGVIRVEQGQTSLTVDVLGRFADALGVRPSRLLALAEEREQQDV from the coding sequence ATGCCCCAGTCGCCCGCACACCTCAGCGCAGCACAGCTGCAGCGCCAAGAGGATCGACGCATGAACCTGGGCCAGAGCATCTCCGCGCTACGGCGCGAGCAGGGAATGACCCAAGGCGCACTGGCCGACGAGGTCGGCATCAGTACCCGGGGGGTTATCCGCGTCGAACAGGGGCAGACAAGCTTGACGGTCGATGTGCTCGGCAGGTTCGCCGATGCACTTGGGGTGCGACCATCTCGACTACTGGCGCTTGCCGAAGAGCGCGAACAACAAGATGTCTGA